The following proteins come from a genomic window of Lytechinus pictus isolate F3 Inbred chromosome 1, Lp3.0, whole genome shotgun sequence:
- the LOC129267041 gene encoding mucin-2-like produces the protein MMPVDKLYIVSLLIVLHQLVPLTIQECQTCPEEAESHGDSCYYFSSTELSRDDANEKCTKYGFHLAYIQTEEEQEFLQGRLIEERVKDCWIGLTVDSNGDGIWMDGSSLTYDNTEDGSYNERVGCFRMRKTHGYRWHDNKCKTEYQYVCEKENECSETTVAMTTTPSTTTTQPTTTKPTTTAAITTTQLTTMSTTTQPTTTATTTTQSTTQPTTTKPTTTMATITQSTTHQTTTKPTTTTATTTTTQSTTATTTTQSTTQPTTTKHTTKTATTTTTQSTTHQTTTKPTTTTATTTTQSTTQPTTTKPTTTMAITTTQSTTQPTTTKPTTTMAITTTQSTTQPTTTATTTTQSTTQPTTTKPTTTMAITTTQSTTQPTTMATTTTIKSTTQPTTTKPTTTMATTTTQSTTQPTTTKPTTATATATTTQSTTHPTTIKPTSTTATTTQSTTTKATTQQSATTVATTTETHKVKQKSNRFRSVARDYAVKNSAVIERYSASSLIRCSARCSSTESCSHFTFIADSGICLLGSFTLKNDFGFEKLNGAITFEAILF, from the exons ATGATGCCCGTGGAT aagtTGTATATAGTGAGCCTCTTAATAGTACTACATCAACTAGTGCCTCTAACCATCCAAGAATGCCAAA CATGTCCGGAAGAGGCGGAGTCTCATGGAGATTCCTGTTACTATTTCAGTTCCACGGAATTATCGCGGGACGATGCGAACGAGAAATGTACCAAATACGGCTTTCATCTGGCCTACATTCAAACTGAAGAGGAACAGGAATTCCTTCAGGGTCGACTGATTGAAGAACGCGTGAAAGACTGCTGGATAGGACTAACCGTCGATTCCAATGGCGATGGGATTTGGATGGATGGATCGAGCCTCACCTATGATAATACAGAAGATGGGTCCTACAACGAAAGAGTGGGATGTTTCCGCATGAGAAAAACACATGGATACAGATGGCATGACAACAAATGCAAAACAGAGTACCAATATGTTTGCGAAAAAGAAAATG AGTGTTCCGAGACAACAGTGGCGATGACGACAACACCATCTACCACAACAACACAACCAACTACAACAAAACCTACCACCACAGCAGCTATAACAACAACACAATTGACAACTATGTCTACAACAACGCAGCCAACCACTACAGCTACAACAACAACACAATCCACAACGCAGCCAACCACAACTAAACCTACTACCACAATGGCTACAATAACCCAATCCACAACGCATCAAACCACAACTAAACCTACTACCACAACagctacaacaacaacaacccaATCCACAACGGCTACAACAACAACCCAATCCACAACGCAGCCAACCACAACTAAACATACTACCAAAACGGCTACAACTACAACAACCCAATCCACAACGCATCAAACCACAACTAAACCTACTACCACAACGGCTACAACTACAACCCAATCCACAACGCAGCCAACCACAACTAAACCTACTACTACAATGGCTATAACAACAACACAATCCACAACGCAGCCAACCACAACTAAACCTACTACTACAATGGCTATAACAACAACACAATCCACAACGCAGCCAACCACCACGGCGACAACAACAACACAATCCACAACGCAGCCAACCACAACTAAACCTACTACTACAATGGCTATAACAACAACACAATCCACAACGCAACCAACCACTATGGCTACAACAACGACAATAAAATCCACAACGCAGCCAACCACAACTAAACCTACTACTACAATGGCTACAACAACAACACAATCCACAACGCAGCCAACCACAACTAAACCTACAACCGCAACAGCTACAGCAACAACAACCCAATCCACAACGCATCCAACCACAATTAAGCCTACTTCCACAACAGCTACAACAACACAGTCGACCACTACTAAAGCTACAACGCAACAATCGGCAACCACTGTGGCTACCACAACAGAAACTCACAAAG TAAAGCAAAAGTCAAACCGGTTTCGGTCGGTAGCGAGGGACTATGCCGTGAAGAATTCGGCCGTGATCGAGCGATACTCGGCGTCGTCGTTGATACGATGTTCGGCCCGATGTTCAAGCACGGAATCATGCTCGCACTTTACGTTCATTGCTGACAGTGGCATTTGTTTACTTGGTAGTTTTACTCTAAAGAACGACTTTGGTTTTGAGAAACTGAATGGAGCCATTACATTCGAAGCCATCTTGTTCTGA